ACTCGTTCAGCTTCATTGCGTCGGTGAAGCTTTTTTGATCGTATCTTGGCTTGATATCCCTTTTACTTGGGAATATCCAGGTTTGGAACAGTTTCGCTTCCTCGGTTTTTGAAGGATTGTACTCCGAGTGCATAATGCCGGTACCTGCCGACATCACCTGCACTTCCCCGGCTTTTATCTGGCCAACATTTCCCATGCTGTCCTTGTGCTCAAGGGTACCCGAGAGCATTACGGTAATTATCTCCATGTTATCATGCGGGTGCATACCAAAGCCCATTCCCCCTGCAACGGTGTCGTCGTTCAAAACCCTTAGCATACCAAAATGCACTTTTTCAGGGTTGTACCATGGGCCAAAGCTGAATGAAAAATCAGACTGTAACCATCCTAAGTCGCTGTGTCCCCGCTCGTTGGCAGGGTAAAATATTTTAGTCATTTTAAAATCCCCTTGTTTATGTGAGTAATTATATGTTTAAACACACAATTTTCATTCCATTATTTCTTTATGCGTATTTTTGCCTAAAATTAAGGTAAACATGCCAAATAAAGCGGTCATAGTTGGAGCAAGCGGACTAATTGGCAGTTATTTGCTGGACATAGTGCTGGAAAGGCCCGAATACCAGGAGGTGCTTGCGCTTGTACGCAGGGAATTACCTATCCGGCATAAAAAATTTGTACAAGCGGAAATCGATTTTGACAAGTTGGATAATTATTCAACACTCATCAATGGGCATGCCGTGTTCTCGTGCCTGGGTACTACGCAAAGTAAAGTTGCTGATCAGTCGGCTTACCGAAGGATCGATCATGACTATCCGTTACAATTGGCAGAAATTGCCAAACGGAATAATATCACCCAATTTCACCTGGTATCCTCTATTGGCGCCGATCCAAGATCATCTAACTTTTACACCCGTTTAAAAGGCGAAATTGAAGATGATCTTAAACAGGTGGGGTTAAAATGCCTTCATATTTACCAGCCCTGCGTTCTGACAGGCGATCGTAAAGAGTCAAGGCCCATGGAACGTTTTATCATTGGAGTAATGAAAGTAATAGATCCTTTATTGGTGGGCGGCTTAAAGAAATACAGGAGCATCCCTGCACAAACTGTGGCACGGGCAATGTTTAATCAATCATTAAAGACAGAAGCGGGTATATTTGTGCACCCTTCCGACAAAATAAAATCATTAACGTGAGTACTTATATATCTGCCGAGGCTCTTGGACATTCCTT
Above is a window of Mucilaginibacter ginsenosidivorans DNA encoding:
- a CDS encoding pirin family protein — protein: MTKIFYPANERGHSDLGWLQSDFSFSFGPWYNPEKVHFGMLRVLNDDTVAGGMGFGMHPHDNMEIITVMLSGTLEHKDSMGNVGQIKAGEVQVMSAGTGIMHSEYNPSKTEEAKLFQTWIFPSKRDIKPRYDQKSFTDAMKLNELTTVVSGDKDADTLFINQDAAISFGDFEAGKTVQYDIKVPGNGAYVLQVEGGSEVDGSVLNKRDAIGVYDTSSFTIETKSQSRLLIIEVPMR
- a CDS encoding NAD-dependent epimerase/dehydratase family protein translates to MPNKAVIVGASGLIGSYLLDIVLERPEYQEVLALVRRELPIRHKKFVQAEIDFDKLDNYSTLINGHAVFSCLGTTQSKVADQSAYRRIDHDYPLQLAEIAKRNNITQFHLVSSIGADPRSSNFYTRLKGEIEDDLKQVGLKCLHIYQPCVLTGDRKESRPMERFIIGVMKVIDPLLVGGLKKYRSIPAQTVARAMFNQSLKTEAGIFVHPSDKIKSLT